The genomic DNA CGCTATAGCGGATGGCTTTCCCTTCTTTATACACTGGGAATTGCTCCACAGCTTCCACCCAAACCACATAATGCGGTGATCCCGTGTTCATTACGGTATATTCTGGCTTTTGGGTTATTTCAGGAACATCTATCATTTTTAATTTGACAATGCCGTTGCTAATCTCTGCCTCGTGGCGACCATCAATCGCTTGGAAAGTGCAGTGGGCATCAAAAATCTTCAAAAAATGAGCAAAAGCCACCAAACAGCGCCCGCCATTACCGCACATCGTACTTTCGGCGCCATCGGCGTTATAATATACCATTTTAAAATCCAAATCGGTATCATTTTCAAGTAAAATCAAACCATCTGCACCTATGCCAAACCGCCTGTGGCAAAGCCTTTCTATCTCCTTTTGGCTTAGATTAAAACTGCCGCTGCGATTGTCCAGCATAATAAAATCGTTACCCGTGCCTTGGTATTTATAAAATTTCATTTTTCTATCATTTTCAAGCTACAAAAATAGTCAAAAAGAATGGAAACGCAGTGGTTTAGCCGCTTCTACTTTGAGCGATGAGCTACGCTCTCAATCATTCTTCATCACTTTTATATGCGCCAACAGAGGGATTTAAAGTCAGAGAAAATCTAAAATTATCGTATCTTTGGAAAAAATTAAAATACAATTATGAGTTTATCAAATGTAGAACCTCAAATTATTTGGAAAAATTTTTCGGCGCTCAATGCCGTGCCAAGACCTTCCAAAAAGGAAGAAAAAGTGATCCAATTCATCAAAAATTTTGGTGAAAACTTAGGCTTAGAAACTTCTGTGGACAAAACGGGTAATGTCATCAT from Riemerella columbina includes the following:
- the dapF gene encoding diaminopimelate epimerase, encoding MKFYKYQGTGNDFIMLDNRSGSFNLSQKEIERLCHRRFGIGADGLILLENDTDLDFKMVYYNADGAESTMCGNGGRCLVAFAHFLKIFDAHCTFQAIDGRHEAEISNGIVKLKMIDVPEITQKPEYTVMNTGSPHYVVWVEAVEQFPVYKEGKAIRYSEAFAKEGINVNFIEEVAPNTLFVRTYERGVEDETYSCGTGVTASALTYMLSHHLNEVEIQTLGGNLKVYAEKADSGFKNVWLEGPAEQVFAGEL